Part of the Rhodobacteraceae bacterium M385 genome is shown below.
CTTGGCCGTACACCTCTAGGGGGTTTGGGGGACTAGTCCCCCAATCACGCAACAGACATGAAACTCGACACACTCGAAATTTTCGCCATAGCTCCTCCGCCCCCCGGCTGGGGGGGGCGCTATTGGCTGATCGTCCGCCTCACCACCGATACCGGCATCACCGGCCTCGGAGAGGTCTACGCCGCAGGCGTCGGCCCCAAAGCCATGCAGGCCGTCATCGAAGATGTCTTCTCTCGCCACATGCGCGGCGAGGATCCTGCCAATATCGAGCTGATGTCGCGCCGCGCCCATTCCTCTGGCTTTACCCAACGCCCCGATCCCACCGTGTTCGGCGCGTTCTCCGGCCTCGAAATCGCCTGTTGGGACATCCTAGGCAAAGCCCGTGACTGCCCCGTCTACGCGCTTCTGGGCGGCAAGATGAACGCCCAGATCCGCGCCTATACCTACCTCTATCCCGAGCCTCACCATGATCCCGTGGCCTTCTGGACTTCGCCCGAGATGGCCGCCGAAAGCGCGTTGGCCCGCGTAAACGAGGGCTACACGGCGGTCAAATTCGACCCCGCCGGCCCCTATACGATCCGGGGCGGCCATATGCCCGCGCTCAGCGATATTGACCTCTCGGCCCGCTTTTGCGCTGCGATCCGTGATGTTGTGGGCACCCGTGCCGACCTGCTGTTCGGCACCCATGGGCAATTCTCTCCTTCGGGGGCAATCCGACTGGCTAAGGCGATCGAGCCCCATGATCCGCTCTGGTTTGAGGAACCTATTCCGCCTGATAACCTTATCGGACTGGCAGAAATCGCCGCCCATACCCCGATCCCCGTGGCCACCGGCGAACGGCTCACCACGGCGGGGGAGTTTGCCCAAGCACTGCACCACGGGGCGCGGATCTTGCAGCCCGCCCTGGGTCGTGCAGGTGGGATATGGGAGGGCAAGAAAATCGCCACCCTCGCCGCCGCCGTTGGTGCGCAACTTGCGCCGCATCTTTATGCTGGTCCGGTGGAATGGGCCGCGAATGTTCATCTGGGTGTCAGCTGTCCTAACCTTTTGATGGTGGAGGCGATCGAGACGCCGTTCCACGATGCGCTCGTTACCGGGCGGCCCCGGGTCGAGAACGGTTTTGTCGCGGCCCCGGACCGCCCCGGTCTTGGGATCACGCTGAACGATGATGTGGCCCTTGCGAACCTCTATACGGGCGATCGTTTGCATCTAGAGATGCAGGAAGCGCCCTGTGATTGGCAAAACGGCAATGCCTTTGGTGGCGGTGCGGTGGATTAGATCGGGTGAGGCCCCCGGGCCGAGGCCCGGTCTACGCCCGACGCGGATACTTCGGGGCACCGCGCGGTGTGTCGCCCCCCCGTAGACCGGGCCTCGGCCCGGGACCGTCCCCGCCTAACGCTCCACCTCTTGGGCATATCGCAACTGCGCGATTTCCTCGTTCTTCTCCGAGGCTTTCAGCGCGGTCATCTGCTCTTTCACGTAATCCAGATGGTGGATGACGGCAGCTTTCGCGGCCTCTGGATCGCGCTCTTGGATCGCGCTGTTCATGGCGCGGTGCTGATCCAGAAGGATATCGCGGGTGGCGCGGTTCTTGAACAATTGCTGGCGGTTGAAGAACACCCCTTGGCGTAGCAGATCAAAACTGGCGCGCATCATATGCAGCAGCACGACATTGTGGCTGGCCTCGATGATCGCCAGATGGAACTCCGCATCCAAGGCGGCCTCATCGGCGGGATTGCGTTTGCGGTGGGCTGCTTCCATCTTCTGTAAGATTGCCCCGATCACCTTCAGGTCCGTATCCGAGCCATGCACCGCCGCGCGTTCGGCGGCGATACCTTCAAGGTCCTGGCGAAACGAAATGTAGTCAAAAACCGCTTCTTCATGGGCCGACAGAAGGGCAATCAACGCGGGCGAAAAGGCGGAGCCAAGGACATCGGCCACATAGATCCCCGCGCCCGC
Proteins encoded:
- a CDS encoding mandelate racemase/muconate lactonizing enzyme family protein gives rise to the protein MKLDTLEIFAIAPPPPGWGGRYWLIVRLTTDTGITGLGEVYAAGVGPKAMQAVIEDVFSRHMRGEDPANIELMSRRAHSSGFTQRPDPTVFGAFSGLEIACWDILGKARDCPVYALLGGKMNAQIRAYTYLYPEPHHDPVAFWTSPEMAAESALARVNEGYTAVKFDPAGPYTIRGGHMPALSDIDLSARFCAAIRDVVGTRADLLFGTHGQFSPSGAIRLAKAIEPHDPLWFEEPIPPDNLIGLAEIAAHTPIPVATGERLTTAGEFAQALHHGARILQPALGRAGGIWEGKKIATLAAAVGAQLAPHLYAGPVEWAANVHLGVSCPNLLMVEAIETPFHDALVTGRPRVENGFVAAPDRPGLGITLNDDVALANLYTGDRLHLEMQEAPCDWQNGNAFGGGAVD
- a CDS encoding FCD domain-containing protein — encoded protein: MPFQRVEAEKLSRSVVKQIEQLILRGILRPGERLPSERELSERLGVSRPSLREAVSELQEKGLLATRAGAGIYVADVLGSAFSPALIALLSAHEEAVFDYISFRQDLEGIAAERAAVHGSDTDLKVIGAILQKMEAAHRKRNPADEAALDAEFHLAIIEASHNVVLLHMMRASFDLLRQGVFFNRQQLFKNRATRDILLDQHRAMNSAIQERDPEAAKAAVIHHLDYVKEQMTALKASEKNEEIAQLRYAQEVER